The following are encoded in a window of Fretibacter rubidus genomic DNA:
- a CDS encoding MaoC family dehydratase → MKTVKASELSGLIGQEVGVSDWITINQDRINVFADVTEDHQFIHVDEDKAKFTPFGTTIAHGFLTLSLLSKFSEQASIALEGVKMGMNYGFEKVRFLSPVPVGSKVRGRFTVKDAVEKRPGQFLITYEVSVEIDGGNKPALIADWLGMQFT, encoded by the coding sequence ATGAAAACTGTCAAAGCATCCGAGCTATCAGGACTTATTGGCCAAGAGGTTGGCGTCAGCGATTGGATCACAATCAATCAAGACCGCATCAATGTTTTTGCTGATGTGACTGAGGACCATCAGTTCATTCATGTTGACGAAGACAAGGCCAAATTTACGCCCTTTGGCACCACAATCGCGCACGGTTTTCTAACCCTCTCCCTTTTGTCCAAATTCTCGGAACAAGCCTCAATCGCGCTGGAAGGCGTGAAAATGGGGATGAATTACGGCTTTGAAAAAGTGCGCTTTCTCTCGCCTGTACCTGTTGGCTCCAAAGTGCGCGGTCGTTTTACGGTCAAAGACGCGGTAGAAAAACGCCCTGGGCAGTTTTTGATTACCTATGAAGTGTCGGTGGAAATTGACGGCGGGAATAAACCCGCCTTGATTGCGGA
- a CDS encoding SDR family NAD(P)-dependent oxidoreductase, translated as MSIEFKDRVAIVTGAGGGLGRSHAIELAKRGVKVVVNDLGGSVDGTGGGATMADNVVAEIIAMGGEAMANGANVTNEAEVQAMVDAAIEKWGHVDILVNNAGILRDKSFSKMTMADWDLVVAVHLKGSAVCTKAVWNHMKERGYGRIVMTTSSSGMYGNFGQTNYGAAKAGLSGFMRTLCLEGAKYNIRINTLSPTARSRMTEGLMPEEILEKLTVESVSAGLVYLVCDDAPNRMILCAGAGGYSETKVFETQGINLSEGEQTAENVAKFIDQIRDTTDQEEFTNGGQQGTKFLTRIQKGEFVK; from the coding sequence GCCATTGAGCTTGCCAAGCGCGGTGTCAAAGTTGTTGTCAATGACCTTGGTGGGTCGGTTGACGGTACAGGCGGCGGCGCGACCATGGCCGATAATGTCGTGGCCGAGATCATTGCCATGGGCGGCGAGGCCATGGCCAATGGCGCGAATGTGACCAATGAGGCCGAAGTCCAAGCTATGGTCGATGCGGCGATTGAAAAATGGGGCCACGTCGATATCCTCGTCAATAATGCAGGCATATTGCGCGATAAGTCTTTCTCAAAAATGACCATGGCCGATTGGGATTTGGTTGTGGCCGTGCACCTTAAAGGCTCTGCTGTTTGCACCAAAGCCGTTTGGAACCATATGAAAGAGCGCGGCTATGGCCGCATTGTGATGACGACCAGCTCATCCGGTATGTATGGTAATTTCGGGCAAACCAATTACGGCGCGGCGAAAGCGGGCCTTTCAGGCTTTATGCGCACGCTATGTCTGGAGGGCGCGAAATATAATATTCGCATCAATACCTTGTCGCCGACCGCGCGCTCACGCATGACCGAAGGCCTGATGCCAGAGGAAATTTTAGAAAAACTAACCGTTGAGTCTGTCTCTGCGGGACTTGTTTATTTGGTATGTGACGACGCGCCGAACCGTATGATACTCTGCGCGGGTGCTGGCGGTTATTCGGAAACCAAAGTCTTTGAAACCCAAGGCATCAACCTATCAGAAGGCGAGCAAACAGCCGAGAATGTCGCGAAATTTATTGATCAAATTCGCGATACAACAGACCAAGAAGAGTTTACCAATGGTGGGCAACAGGGCACAAAGTTCTTGACCCGCATCCAAAAGGGTGAGTTCGTAAAATAA